A window from Canis lupus baileyi chromosome 4, mCanLup2.hap1, whole genome shotgun sequence encodes these proteins:
- the FBXL7 gene encoding F-box/LRR-repeat protein 7 isoform X1 translates to MGANNGKPSGSEGKGSSSISSDVSSSTDHTPTQAQKNVATSEDSDLSMRTLSTPSPALSCAPGAPGGCQNGRGSSTSSSSVTGETVALVHAPPPPRLTHPLIRLAARPQREQARVERLPDACLVRVFSFLRTDQLCRCARVCRRWYNVAWDPRLWRAIRLAGAGLHADRALRVLTRRLCQDTPNVCLLLETVAVSGCRRLTDRGLYTLAQCCPELRRLEVAGCHNISNEAVFDVVSLCPNLEHLDVSGCSKVTCISLTREASIQLSPLHGKQISIRYLDMTDCFALEDEGLHTIAAHCTRLTHLYLRRCARLTDEGLRYLVIYCSSLRELSVSDCRCISDFGLREIAKLEARLRYLSIAHCGRVTDVGIRYVARYCGKLRYLNARGCEGITDHGVEYLAKHCARLKSLDIGKCPLVSDSGLECLALNCFNLKRLSLKSCESITGRGLQIVAANCFDLQMLNVQDCDVSVEALRFVKRHCRRCVIEHSNPAFC, encoded by the exons ACTCCGACCTGAGCATGCGCACCCTGAGCACGCCCAGCCCGGCCCTCAGCTGCGCCCCCGGCGCGCCCGGCGGCTGCCAGAACGGAAGGGGCTCGTCCACGTCGTCGTCGTCGGTCACCGGCGAGACCGTGGCCCTGGTGcacgcgccgccgccgccgcgcctcaCGCACCCGCTCATCCGCCTGGCGGCGCGTCCGCAGCGCGAGCAGGCCCGCGTGGAGCGGCTCCCCGACGCCTGCCTGGTGCGCGTCTTCTCCTTCCTGCGCACCGACCAGCTGTGCCGCTGCGCGCGCGTGTGCCGCCGCTGGTACAACGTGGCCTGGGACCCGCGCCTCTGGAGGGCCATCCGCCTGGCGGGCGCCGGGCTGCACGCGGACCGCGCGCTGCGGGTGCTCACGCGCCGCCTGTGCCAGGACACGCCCAACGTGTGCCTGCTGCTGGAGACGGTGGCGGTGAGCGGCTGCCGGCGGCTCACGGACCGCGGGCTCTACACGCTGGCGCAGTGCTGCCCCGAGCTGCGGCGCCTCGAGGTCGCGGGCTGCCACAACATCTCCAACGAGGCCGTCTTCGACGTCGTGTCGCTGTGCCCCAACCTGGAGCACCTGGACGTGTCGG GGTGCTCCAAGGTGACCTGCATCAGCCTGACCCGGGAGGCCTCCATCCAGCTGTCGCCCTTGCACGGCAAGCAGATTTCCATCCGCTACCTGGACATGACGGACTGCTTCGCGCTGGAGGACGAGGGCCTGCACACCATCGCGGCGCACTGCACGCGGCTGACCCACCTGTACCTGCGCCGCTGCGCGCGCCTCACCGACGAGGGCCTACGCTACCTGGTGATCTACTGCAGCTCCCTCCGCGAGCTGAGCGTCAGCGACTGCCGCTGCATCAGCGACTTCGGCCTGCGGGAGATCGCCAAGCTGGAGGCGCGCCTGCGGTACCTGAGCATCGCGCACTGTGGCCGGGTCACCGACGTGGGCATCCGCTACGTGGCCAGGTACTGCGGCAAGCTGCGCTACCTCAACGCGCGGGGCTGCGAGGGCATCACGGACCACGGCGTGGAGTACCTGGCCAAGCACTGCGCCAGGCTCAAGTCCCTGGACATCGGCAAGTGCCCGCTGGTGTCCGACTCGGGCCTCGAGTGCCTGGCCCTGAACTGCTTCAACCTCAAGCGGCTCAGCCTCAAGTCGTGCGAGAGCATCACGGGCCGGGGCCTGCAGATCGTGGCGGCCAACTGCTTCGACCTGCAGATGCTCAACGTGCAGGACTGCGACGTGTCCGTGGAGGCGCTGCGCTTCGTGAAGCGCCACTGCAGGCGCTGTGTCATCGAGCACAGCAACCCCGCCTTCTGCTGA
- the FBXL7 gene encoding F-box/LRR-repeat protein 7 isoform X2, which produces MRTLSTPSPALSCAPGAPGGCQNGRGSSTSSSSVTGETVALVHAPPPPRLTHPLIRLAARPQREQARVERLPDACLVRVFSFLRTDQLCRCARVCRRWYNVAWDPRLWRAIRLAGAGLHADRALRVLTRRLCQDTPNVCLLLETVAVSGCRRLTDRGLYTLAQCCPELRRLEVAGCHNISNEAVFDVVSLCPNLEHLDVSGCSKVTCISLTREASIQLSPLHGKQISIRYLDMTDCFALEDEGLHTIAAHCTRLTHLYLRRCARLTDEGLRYLVIYCSSLRELSVSDCRCISDFGLREIAKLEARLRYLSIAHCGRVTDVGIRYVARYCGKLRYLNARGCEGITDHGVEYLAKHCARLKSLDIGKCPLVSDSGLECLALNCFNLKRLSLKSCESITGRGLQIVAANCFDLQMLNVQDCDVSVEALRFVKRHCRRCVIEHSNPAFC; this is translated from the exons ATGCGCACCCTGAGCACGCCCAGCCCGGCCCTCAGCTGCGCCCCCGGCGCGCCCGGCGGCTGCCAGAACGGAAGGGGCTCGTCCACGTCGTCGTCGTCGGTCACCGGCGAGACCGTGGCCCTGGTGcacgcgccgccgccgccgcgcctcaCGCACCCGCTCATCCGCCTGGCGGCGCGTCCGCAGCGCGAGCAGGCCCGCGTGGAGCGGCTCCCCGACGCCTGCCTGGTGCGCGTCTTCTCCTTCCTGCGCACCGACCAGCTGTGCCGCTGCGCGCGCGTGTGCCGCCGCTGGTACAACGTGGCCTGGGACCCGCGCCTCTGGAGGGCCATCCGCCTGGCGGGCGCCGGGCTGCACGCGGACCGCGCGCTGCGGGTGCTCACGCGCCGCCTGTGCCAGGACACGCCCAACGTGTGCCTGCTGCTGGAGACGGTGGCGGTGAGCGGCTGCCGGCGGCTCACGGACCGCGGGCTCTACACGCTGGCGCAGTGCTGCCCCGAGCTGCGGCGCCTCGAGGTCGCGGGCTGCCACAACATCTCCAACGAGGCCGTCTTCGACGTCGTGTCGCTGTGCCCCAACCTGGAGCACCTGGACGTGTCGG GGTGCTCCAAGGTGACCTGCATCAGCCTGACCCGGGAGGCCTCCATCCAGCTGTCGCCCTTGCACGGCAAGCAGATTTCCATCCGCTACCTGGACATGACGGACTGCTTCGCGCTGGAGGACGAGGGCCTGCACACCATCGCGGCGCACTGCACGCGGCTGACCCACCTGTACCTGCGCCGCTGCGCGCGCCTCACCGACGAGGGCCTACGCTACCTGGTGATCTACTGCAGCTCCCTCCGCGAGCTGAGCGTCAGCGACTGCCGCTGCATCAGCGACTTCGGCCTGCGGGAGATCGCCAAGCTGGAGGCGCGCCTGCGGTACCTGAGCATCGCGCACTGTGGCCGGGTCACCGACGTGGGCATCCGCTACGTGGCCAGGTACTGCGGCAAGCTGCGCTACCTCAACGCGCGGGGCTGCGAGGGCATCACGGACCACGGCGTGGAGTACCTGGCCAAGCACTGCGCCAGGCTCAAGTCCCTGGACATCGGCAAGTGCCCGCTGGTGTCCGACTCGGGCCTCGAGTGCCTGGCCCTGAACTGCTTCAACCTCAAGCGGCTCAGCCTCAAGTCGTGCGAGAGCATCACGGGCCGGGGCCTGCAGATCGTGGCGGCCAACTGCTTCGACCTGCAGATGCTCAACGTGCAGGACTGCGACGTGTCCGTGGAGGCGCTGCGCTTCGTGAAGCGCCACTGCAGGCGCTGTGTCATCGAGCACAGCAACCCCGCCTTCTGCTGA